A segment of the Eleutherodactylus coqui strain aEleCoq1 chromosome 6, aEleCoq1.hap1, whole genome shotgun sequence genome:
TTAGTAGCTGAAGAGCAGTATGTAGAAGTCTATATGGCCAGTACTGCTCACATGACCTATcgtggccaatcaaagcagagtGAATGTTTTAACTAAACACACACTGCATTAGTATAATTAGTTggagaagcagtgcagccatctttcttTATGCAGTCCTGGATGGTCACCttaaggggttttcagggagaatactactgaccTAAACTctgtcctcaatagttgattggctgggtctgtcgcttgggaccccaaccggtcagctgattgtgcgcccgctgacagcACTGCAGATACACGGGTTGGAGCTAAAgtagcggaagtctctgctccgacctctgtgcagtggccagcgcttgtaactgcaagtgcagttCTCTTTGACATggtagccgtgcctgcagttacaagcgcggcCACTACACAAGAagttggagcagagacttccactccgacctctgcgATGCTGTCAGCAGGTGCACAAATACAATCAGCTGATCtgtcagggtcccaagcgacggaccctagacaatcaactattgatgacctatccacagtagTCTCCCTGGAAAACCTCCTCTAAGAATAAAATCTGTGGAGACTACTCAAAACATCGTGGCCAAATCAACTGTAGATGCATATATAATAAATTGCATTACCTGTGTATAGGCGTGTGGTGATGGGAGTGCAAAACTGTTTGACATGTTCAGAAGTACATGACAAAATGTGACCCAGACGTACCAGGCACAGGGAAACATCTGGTAGATGGAATGTACATACATGAGAAGGCAATGGGGAATCCTAACAGGCCCCCGTGTACATGCCTGCTATTACAAGGGTCTTTGTATGTAATAACGCCATTGCTGTGGTTTTTGAATGGATACATTGTCATTACTCCCTGCTCCTGTGTGTTCTGCACATGTCACTTTGGAGGTTTTTTCTCTAGCCTGGTGAAGGGTATCTTACTTACCTGAGGCCTTGCACACAAGTAGCTAGTTCACCAGTGGCTTTCCGGCAATCGGAATACATATTTGGCGTGCTGATGTATCTTATGCCCATGTGGAGCCGCACCTACATACCCCACATGGAGAGTTGTGCGGCTTGAATACACTTAGTCTTCACCTCAACCAGTTGTACAGAAGTGGAAATGCAGCCCAAAATCTCTCAGATGTTGCATTTAAACGTGCATAGGGCATTGTTTTGCTTGGTAAACCATGGTTTTCCCTAATTATTTCCCTGCAAATCCTAGTGCGGGCAGCTATCAGTCTGTAGAGGGAAGCGCAGAGTGCTCCAGTGGGAACACAATGGTGAAGCTGTGCCCGTCAGATACAGATACATTACATTACGATGGTTGCATGCAGCCCTGTAGAACATGGAGGAGTCCGCAGTCTTGGGCTCCCTGCTGACCCTCTATCCCCAGACTTGTCTTCTGCAGCGGAGTGTCTCCCAATCGGGTCTGATTTTGTAATAACTGTTGCTAGTTTGCTGTAACTTTGCGCTGTCATCAGTCTGTGAACATTACTCAATCTGGGGCACGTGGGATGTACAGTAGTGGTTTAATGTTTGTTCCGTGTTCCAGAGCAAACACGTGTTCTCTGGAGGCCAGCAGCCCTGCAATTTACATGTGGAACAATCTGTACTGTACTTGGCTGTGTTTCAGAGCTTTAATAGAAACCTCCTCCTGGTTATTGCTTCAGCTAGACAGGGTGAAAGTCTGTGTACTACCGCCATTACATGCCGTCACACATTCCTATACCGCTCTGCTTCATGTAAGCTATGAGCTACACAGGCTTGTCCGGAAGCTGAGTGTAAGCTCCTATGGCAAGAACTCAGTCTAGCTGTGATTGGGAGGCTGCATGCACACAGCTGTGTTCTCAGGAGCTTATGGCATCAGAGGGGAACAGGGTAGTGTTTTGGGGCTTCTGAAGGTGGGACTTGTCTTGGATTAAACAGAATGAATTTCTAGAAGTGCGGCTAGGTTTTACAAGGTTGCGTTATGGCCCTGAAGGGACAGcagtttttcttgtgtttttttttttagtaattttatTTTGATGGGCCTTGAACTCCTGGTATAGCAGCGACCTGCGCTTCAGCATCTTACACTTGGTGCTCTTGTGATGGCTTTTACCTGCATGCCAGGGGCATGGAGGGCACACAGCGGGATGCAATGCGTGCCAACAAAGCCACATTATCTTAACGTGCGTGTGCGTAACATGCACAACGATCATGGCTATTGTGTGTTTTTGCGCGCTGTGTGAGGCACTATTGGAAGTAATGTAGTTAGTTGCTGCGTATAGTGTACGTAATGCACTGTAAACGCTCGTCCCagagagcccttaggctgggtatAACGGGGTGGGTGGAGGGGTTGTGCCTAATGATTCACGACACATCTTGAAGCACAGGCCTCTTTATAAATGGCAGAGAATGGATAAAAGGACACGGATCtgactctatccacaaagaaTGAGCAATTAGAGACCTGCACTCCCGTACAGACGTAGAAAGTAATGCGGATGGCACACTGTGAGAACTTGGCTTACAGCATTTTAGGACATTGTAGTAAAGGGCGTCTGACAGCTTCCTTTATGCCTCATAAGCTGCACTTATGGACTTGTAGGAGCTGACCTGCTGGGTCCGGGGATGGAAGGCTTCCCCTCAGTTTCCCTTGTTGTATGTTGTCAAAGCTACCGTTAAATGCATCCAGCAGAATACTTGTGCATGCATAGGATGAAATGACCGTCCGCCTCCTTCAGTGCACGAGCTATGTAGTCTGATGGATACATTGCTGCCATGGTTTTGACCAATACACAGCAGGGAAGGCCTCCGGCACACTAGCGTATTTGGGTCCATGTTAATATACAGACAGCACACGCACCCAATACAGCATACAAGGCTatgcacactacagttttttcatATGGACTGATgggaagtttttttttgtttttttttctctttcctgtgGACCTATTCGTATCACAGATGAGAATTAGAACATGCAAATGCATGTATTAGAGAGCAAATAGACAGGTGTCTGATATGAGTTGTGCCCCAACAACTTGGACACAACCCGTGCATCTATAGCAAGTGTACTCTTGGCCTTAGACGACCGGCTCAGGACACCctggacagaccaccagtagagaggatcatccaacaagcagctccaacaattttttttggaattttttttttttttttttttttttttttttgtctgctgtccagagacaggtggcagcatcatgtaaactatttgggtatactaataaatcacaggCTGAACATAagccaacagtgtgatgcagcagccaaaaaggcaaacacaattctgggatgtattaagagaagcatagggtctagatcatgtgaggttagTATCCcccatctactcttccttagtcagacctcatcttgaatactgtgtccagttctgggcacctcactttaaaaagacatagaccaactggagcaagttcagagaagagtcaccaagatggtgagcggtctgcaaaccatgccctataaggaacggttaaaggatctggggatgtttagcttgcaaaaaagaagggtgagaggagacttaatagctgtctacaaatatctgaagggctgtcacagtgcagagggatcagccttattcctatctgcacaaggaaagactagaagcaatgggatgaaactgaaagggaggagacacagattagatattggacTACTTCTAGGGTTCAGTTTCACACAAatcatccttttgctctgatattgtaatcccttgtatCACCGTTACAATCGCACATAGAAGGCTTCATTTGATCCCAACCACTCTTTTTGTAGgtctgtttttgtgtgttttaacAATGAACCTATATGAATGTTTCGGTCGCTGCTTCCCGCACGCTGCGGCACACCTTCTGAAATGCTCTGCTGCTTTCACTAGGAGTTGAGGTCTTTCTAGTTCTCCCAATTTTCAGCAGACCTGTTTTTGGACATCCATTGTAGTAGTTGTTCCCCATCTATACCAAAATAAAGGCAAGAAAATTAACATGTACAGTTTTTCAGAGCCTGGGTGACCGTTTGGAGAAAGTAGGGAATCATTGCTCTGCCAAAAAGCAAGAGGTTTTATATTTACGGTGCCGCTGAATATAATTGCAGTTCCCTGTAATCTGCCGTACTCTATGGAAGCTGTTGGTAGATTTCATTGGTAACAAAGGCAATTGGTCCACAAAACTCTCTGCCCTGTGATCACTACTTCATATCACACGCCTTCAGAGGGTTAACCTCTGTGTGGCCCTTATTAGCAGTCTTAGCACATATGTTCCCCGGCATATAAAACCCTGAAGAGCAGAACAAACACGCCTCCATTATGTACATAGTTGGCATTGTCTCTGGGGTAGAACCTGTTGGACGGGGATTTTACAGCTGTGCTGAGAACATTTAGTTTACTTCTCCTGTGACACGCCAGCGATCCCTTCCCTGAGGCGGCTATTATGTAACCGTACAGTACCGGCTGGAGCACGCTGTACTGTACAGCTGTGAGCACATGTCTTCCCGTGTTACTGTACATGAGATATTTATAACTACGGGATGAGCGAGGTCTCCGTGTACCGGGGCGCTCCCTTGTCTTATGAGGATGTCACTTTCTTACATATTCCTCTGTACTAGTAAGGAGTATAATTGTAGCTGCTGATTAGTCCCCAGACTTGCTCATTAGGGCTACAGTAAATGCCCTGTACAAAGCTGATCAAGGGGAGTTGTGCTGGTGATGGACTAATGCAGTgatggcactcggtctctaaaaggttcgcccaaactgcaaagtgccaacacatcagggggcggggcttatcacaacgtatgatttttacccttGTTATAAAGGGCAgggttgtttcaaaatagacagggtgcagatttttaactgctttttggatatgaaaatactgcagaatgtcctcagcggaaaatgctgtggaaaattctgcagcatttccgcacctaaaaagcagtcaaaatctgcacgctgtctattttgaaacatccctgcccatttctgcaacatgtaaacataccccagtgataACGGGGGGCAGAGTAGCCCTCAGCGTCCGCATCTAGCTCGGGAGAgaacagtgtgggggggggggggggggggcgcgctgtctgttctattttcatgcatttctGCATTTTAATAACACTATGCTTTGCCAACTGaaatcgtgtgtgtgtgtttttcttcCAGTTCTGGCATTTCAGCTTCCTTAAATTAagtttataactgtgctgtaaATGCAGTAAACGCTGggttaaaaaattttttgttttttttttttcaagcacctGTTTGAAAGTGGCCTTACTGAATGAAATAGAAACTAACCCTATTTTTACAGATCCATTTTCATTAGTTCATAgaatcgttgttttttttttttacccaaaagaGAAGAGAAAAATGTAACATGTAAAAGAATGTTGGTATGAACATGCCTTACGGCTCTATACATACTTCTATTGGACAGTGTCAATCATGGGTTCGGTCTAAATgctaaaaattaaaggggttgtctcacgccgaaacgggttttttttttctttcaataggccccccgcgagacaaacccaagggatgggttaaaaaaaaaaaaaaaaaaaaatttatcacttacccgaatccctgttctgcggcgacttctttcttaccttaccaagatggccgccgggatcttcacccacgatgcaccgcgggtcttctcccatggtgcaccgtgggctctgtgcggtctattgccgattccagcctcctgattggctggaatcggcacacgtgacggggcggagctacgaggaccagctctccggcacgagcggccccattcaacatggagaagaccgcacagcgcaagcgcgtctaaaatcgccagaagacggcgaaattagacggatccatggcgacggggacgctagcaacggagtgggtaagtgaataacttctgtatggctcatatttaatgcacgatgtacattacaaagtgcattaatatggccatacagaagtgcttacccccacttgctttcgcgggacaacccctttaggtagtGCAAGACGCTGCGCTATTTCTGCTGGTACAATTATGGAAACCAGATGGAACTCCGGTATAGTCAATTGGTTCTATAAGGCACCGCTGGCTTTGATGGATTGGCAGGTCGGTTTTATAACTTAGTAGGAGAATAGTGTATGAATGTACAATGCCTAATAACTAGTAAATGGTGGCATTGCACCCCTCGCCCAAACTGATCGTTATGTCGTAGAATAAGGGTGTCATAAAGTGTATACAACTTTCAGGTGACTTTGCAGAACAAAAAACATATTGGTCAGTTTCAATTCtgaatcttccccccccccccccccccccctttttttttttttttttttttttaaaaacatcatGTTTCTGGTGGGATCTGTAGAGCTACATGGATTTCCAGCTACTCGGCCCcccaggtgggggttgattgagctgactgggggtggatttctccagccagtcaGTCCCCTGGGTCTTACACTCCTGTATATTAGGTGCCTGTATCTCCAGAgggaccccttaaggacatggcctattttgggctttaggacgcaacaatttttggtagattttaatctcaatttttcaaaagccataacttttttttttttttacatagctgTACATAGCCGTAATTTTATTTCTtcaatatttgtttttcccgcgccgtcactaggcgatgatgcgggttcCCACAGTTCATAAGAAATGTTAACTGCGTATGGGCTGCTGGTTGGAtgacctccattgacttcagtagagGCCGTCCACGTGGCGTCCACAGCCTCTTTTCTACGTTTATTGGGTTTTTCTTGTGTGCTGGTTTAAGCAGATATTTGCTCGTTGCTGAAAGGACATTGATTCTGAGATCTAATCCGAAGCATTTGGCTTTCTAATCCTTGTGTGGTCCTTTCAGGTCATCCCCTGCAGCACCCGGTGATGCTGCGAGCAGTAACCGGCGCCTCCAGCAGACACAAGCTCAGGTCGATGAGGTGAGTGTCCTGTTCATGTGCTAACCAATATATCACCCTCTGTCCTGCCATGTAGATAATGTGCCACCTTATTATCCACTGCCGTCATCTCCATTCCAATTTATTCAATGAACTGCGGCGGTTGTAAAAGgcctggcaggaaggggttaaagcgtcTGACGTCGGCTATAGAGCAATATTATTTCAGTCAGTTGATTGCTGTGTCAAGAGGGTAGCGGCGCTGTCACGCTGCAAGCATCTCCACAGCAGTGTTCACAGACCTACTTCTGAACAGACGCTTTATTTATCCCGCATCATTCAAAGCAGAGGCTGTCAGATAATTCATGCAGAGAGCCGGCTTCCGGCAAACGTCTATTTTTGGCGGCCCCTTTTGTCCAGGTTCTCTGTATCTATATGTATTTGTATTTATTTCTCGCTTCTGTCCTGCAGCTCCAAATTACTCTTCCTCCATTTCTTGCACCCAATTACCTAACGTTTCCTCGCATTGTGCGTCAGCTGATCAGATAGATTTTGCGTTGAGCGATAGAAATTTTGAAGAATGGATTTTCCCATTCATAATTTTCAAGATTACTTTTGCAGGAAGTAATTCATGGTCTGTGGAGTTTAATGAGGCCACATCTGAGGCAAGAGAATCCAACTCTTGCTGGACGAAGCTGCTGAGCCACGGTCCGTTCTGTTGTGGCTTTTTATTGTAACCTTTTGGGTCTATGAGGCTTGTACGGTTGGGGGTTATTTTCTCTCTTCCAAAGGTAATATGTCTGCCCTATGCAGGCTTTCCAGATACACTAAAAGTAAATGTCCGAAATTTTTGGTGCCATCATTGGAAGCTATGGCTATACAATAAAGCCAGGCTTTGACTTGACACTGGTTGCTGGATTCTCTGTGTTTTCAACGTGCGCTGCGCATCCTTGTCTTGGCATCAGCCAACCTGTAGAAATGGTTTTTGCATATTAGTTGAAGCTTGTTACAGAGCTTAAAGTCTGATTAGTGTTAAATTATAAAAATCTGCctccctgcagtcaccactagagggagctatgTGAGTTTATAAATTGAACTGCATAAAACAGATTTCTATAATCTGTATGGTGTAAACTCTCCCTACAGGCAATCCCTTTTAAATTTTAACACCTTCGTGACCAGGCTGTTTTGGGAATTACGTTTTGTTTTTACTACCTTTCCACAGGATAATTGAATAAAgtatcatttacacgcaaagaggatcgctcaaaagatagggagatgacagtttgagcgatcattttgcataggctgctaatgggcactaatgtccattagtagcttattagcttcatttgcatgtaaatgaggctccctttgctgtatgcagataatggCTGTCAGAATAATCCACAGATCAAcattttgatagttcctacctgactccgagacccgaatcaacaaccccgctggttatttaatgtctctatcctgtaatgtcatagcccTCTAAAAATATatgtagtcccctcttaaactcctcctaTCTATTTTTGCCATCTCGCAGAAGGTCTGGCTGCTGAGTCCCGAGTACCCCTGAAGGAATGGAGTGGTGATCATACATGCATacttccactccattcacttctgtgggactgTCGGAGCTAGCGGAGTACAAGCGTTTGGGCTCTGTCACGTAGAGCTGAATCAAGAAGCACTCCATTCCTTCAAAGACCTTTAGGACCCCCATTCTCCATCAGTGGGGGACCCAGTGGTCTAATTCCACTGACCAGCTAGttatctatcctatggataaggaTCACTTTGTAAGATTGCCCCTTTTAAGATATAAGCTCTTTCTTTAGGTCCCACTATGGAGTAAGACCATGTGATCTTTTGACTACTCATGTATTACTGAAGCAAAGTACTGTATTATTGTCTGTCAGGCCCCCAGCTGCCTTTACAATCCATCAGCATCCCATAATTGCACTGCAGGGACATCGGTAAAATAACGTAGAGTGGGGCCTCTTCCTCTGTTACTCCTTACTATGGACAACAATGACTGCATCATCTAAAGCCTAACCCCGATGCCACCCCCCCTCAGCTGATGGCTCTGGCGCAGCTTCTGAGTCTGTGCTATGCCCACAACATAACTGTGTTGAAGTCTGTAAAGTGGTTGAATTTACGCCTATGCAGGGAATTTGGAATGCTCTCTGATAACAAAAAACACAACCTTGGCGTTTAAGGGTGCCTGTCAACGGgtggtttaccgccggcgaatcacgtcCTCTGAAGCCTTCCATAGCGCTGCTATGtcaagcgccggccccctgtccacgagcggagaatcattacgATTTGACCTTCTCCTGCTCAGCAGGAACAATAGTCCGTCTTTGTAATTGTAATACAACCCAAGCTTATGTCCCTGTTCTACCTCCATACATAAACTCTGAACACCCTTTTTACTTGTGAATATTTCTTATTCAGCTTCTTTTACCTCCTTTTGAAATGCTAGGTGGTTGACATCATGAGGGTCAATGTGGACAAAGTCCTGGAGAGAGACCAGAAGCTTTCTGACCTGGATGACCGAGCAGATGCTCTGCAGGCTGGAGCTTCACAGTTTGAGACCAGCGCAGCCAAGCTGAAGAGGAAGTACTGGTGGAAGAACTGCAAGGTAATGCTCTCCTCAGCAGTCCAAGGGTCACTGGTAACAGTAGTGGCTGCAGGTCAAGGCTCTATGGGTGTCTGCAGAAAGCTGTGCACCATAGAACCGTAGATGGGAATGCTGCAAACTATCTTTCTTAAATGTGCAGCTGCTTTCTGCAGACGGGCTACAAGTTGTCCTGTCTTATACCGTGGTAGCTGATGACCAGTAACATGGGGAGCTCACTCGGGACATGCTGATCCGACTCTTCCGCTGGTTCATTAGAAGCCAGCACAGAACTGTGGGCTTGGGTGACGGTGCAGTGCCCCCTGAGTATCGGAGGAGATCAAGGCAGTCCTGCCTGCACCATCTGAAGATGCCTGTCAACTTCTCAGATGTTGAGCATGCAGCTATTCTTTCTGGCAAGTTCATACAGCTGCACACTAGGTTTGGCCAAGTGTGCTCATGTTCTCAATAGAGAAAGCGAATACAGTCAGCTGTCAGGATGCCTTTTTGGAGGCTTATCTCCTTTTTATAGCGAATGATCAGGCATGTTAAAATTTGATATGCCTGATCCTTCTATTCACTGTCTGGTCTAAAGAGAGTCCATAAATCGCCATTGTATATTTAAATGTTTGGTGGCCAACAttaatctaatatgtatggccacccTTTAAGACTGGGGTGGGTGTGCTCAAAAATGTACCATATAGGTGTCCTTGTGATCATAACTACTTGGCACTCAAGTGCACACATGATGGCTTGTTCTGTTAATGTATAACTGACTAACCCCTGATGCTAAAGGGCATTGGGGAATACATACAGACTCTGGTggtgggtttgtatggagcaggagctGAGCCTTTGTACATGGTGAGTGACGGGTGTGACTACTGACACCCTCTTGCAACAGCCTCGGCTGGTGTTCATGCTGATTGCAGCTCTtaagcatttaaatgccactgtgccaacaccagcatttaaatgtcccatcaGAGTTCAGGTGTCCCAAACAGCCCCCTGGTAACATCAGGATTGCGGAAATGGTTGATCACACTGGATAGAGTAAATATTTCTAGGTTTTGTCTATCTGCAGATGATCAGCTTACAGATGTCTCACCTTTAATAATGATGCCTCTCTCAACAGATGTGGGCGATATTAATTGCAGTAATTGTGATCATCATAATTATCATCATTGGTGAGTAGACAACTTGCATAGCCGGGTCACTGAGTTACAGCTACCTTGGTTTTCATCTCCTGCGTTAGTTTCTGATCACTTAGAAGTATGCTACCTGCTCATGCCAATAGAGGGGCATGCCAAGTTGGGAGAGCCTCTTCCCCTTGCCTACATATACCTCTGGGAATGGGTTTTAAATAGTTTTTGGataagaatttcaagttatcccccaaTTACAGGATAGcggataatttgctgatcggtgggtAGTCTCGCCACTGAGACTCCCCACTGGTCTCAAGAACAGGACTCCTGTGTCCCGCTCTCCTGTCGCTGCGGCGGTTGCTTCTTccccctcagtgatgtcactctgaagTGCATGCTGCACATGCGTGGTCAGCACtccatggggctgacggaaatgccT
Coding sequences within it:
- the VAMP3 gene encoding vesicle-associated membrane protein 3, which gives rise to MSSPAAPGDAASSNRRLQQTQAQVDEVVDIMRVNVDKVLERDQKLSDLDDRADALQAGASQFETSAAKLKRKYWWKNCKMWAILIAVIVIIIIIIIVWSVS